One Phoenix dactylifera cultivar Barhee BC4 unplaced genomic scaffold, palm_55x_up_171113_PBpolish2nd_filt_p 000427F, whole genome shotgun sequence DNA segment encodes these proteins:
- the LOC103723471 gene encoding translationally-controlled tumor protein homolog isoform X2 — translation MIVYQDLLTGDELLSDSFPYKEIENGMLWEVEGKWVVKGAVNVDIGANPSAEGGEEDEGLDDQAEKEQPAFDKKQFVTFMKRYIKQLTPKLDAEKQELFKKHIEGATKYLISKLSDLQFFVGESMHDDSSMVFAYYKEGATDPTFLYFAYGLKEVKC, via the exons gtgACGAGCTCCTCTCAGACTCATTCCCCTACAAAGAAATCGAAAATGGAATGCTGTGGGAAGTTGAGGGGAAG TGGGTTGTTAAAGGAGCTGTAAATGTAGACATTGGCGCAAACCCTTCTGCTGAAGGtggtgaagaagatgaagggctTGATGATCAGGCTGAGAAG GAACAACCTGCCTTCGACAAGAAGCAATTTGTGACCTTTATGAAGCGTTATATCAAGCAATTGACACCCAAGCTGGATGCCGAGAAGCAAGAGCTCTTCAAGAAGCACATTGAGGGAGCTACCAAGTACTTAATCTCGAAGCTCAGTGACCTACAATT TTTCGTGGGCGAGAGCATGCATGATGATAGCAGCATGGTCTTTGCATACTACAAGGAGGGTGCCACTGATCCAACATTTCTGTACTTTGCTTATGGATTGAAGGAGGTCAAGTGCTAA
- the LOC103723471 gene encoding translationally-controlled tumor protein homolog isoform X1 has translation MIVYQDLLTGDELLSDSFPYKEIENGMLWEVEGKWVVKGAVNVDIGANPSAEGGEEDEGLDDQAEKVVDIVDTFRLQEQPAFDKKQFVTFMKRYIKQLTPKLDAEKQELFKKHIEGATKYLISKLSDLQFFVGESMHDDSSMVFAYYKEGATDPTFLYFAYGLKEVKC, from the exons gtgACGAGCTCCTCTCAGACTCATTCCCCTACAAAGAAATCGAAAATGGAATGCTGTGGGAAGTTGAGGGGAAG TGGGTTGTTAAAGGAGCTGTAAATGTAGACATTGGCGCAAACCCTTCTGCTGAAGGtggtgaagaagatgaagggctTGATGATCAGGCTGAGAAGGTGGTTGATATTGTCGACACCTTCCGCCTTCAG GAACAACCTGCCTTCGACAAGAAGCAATTTGTGACCTTTATGAAGCGTTATATCAAGCAATTGACACCCAAGCTGGATGCCGAGAAGCAAGAGCTCTTCAAGAAGCACATTGAGGGAGCTACCAAGTACTTAATCTCGAAGCTCAGTGACCTACAATT TTTCGTGGGCGAGAGCATGCATGATGATAGCAGCATGGTCTTTGCATACTACAAGGAGGGTGCCACTGATCCAACATTTCTGTACTTTGCTTATGGATTGAAGGAGGTCAAGTGCTAA